CGGCAAGAATCCGTCGGCCGCCAAGGGCGACAGCTTCACCTGTGACGTCGAGATCGACGGGGCCATCCGGCAGGTGTATGCCGAGTTCACCGACGACCGCGGCACGTTCGCCGTGGACGGGCCGCGGTGATCAGGTACCGGGACGTTTGTGCTGCTGGCCGTGCACGCCTTCGGCATACGCCGTTTCGGCGTGCTGGGTGAAGTCGATGCCGGATAGCTCGTCCTCGCGCGTGACCCGGAACCCCATGGTCGCGTCGATCACCTTGCCCAGCAGGAACGACACCGTGAACGCGAACGCGGCGACCACGACGATGCCCAAGGTCTGCCTGCCCAGCTGAGTGATCCCGCCACCGTAGAAAAGGCCTTCGGGTCCGCCCGACACAACCTCGGCCGCCAGCAGACCGATCAGGAACGTACCGACCACCCCGCCGACGAAGTGCACTCCCACCACGTCGAGCGAATCGTCGTATCCGGCGGCGAATTTCCACCCGATCGCATACGAGCACACCACACCTGCCACCAGACCGACCAACACGGCGCCCAGCGGGGAGACGAACCCGCACGAGGGCGTGATGGCGACCAGGCCGGCAACGACGCCGGAAGCTGCGCCGAAGGTGGTCGGGTGTCCGTCGCGGAAACGCTCGACTGCGAGCCAGCCCAGCATGCCGAGGCACCCGGCGACAAGAGTGTTCAGGAAGATCACCGCGGCCTTGCCATCCACGGCGAAGGCGGAGCCCGCATTGAATCCGAACCAGCCGAACCACAACAGCCCGACGCCGAGCAGGACGAACGGAAGATTGTGCGGGCGCATGGCCTCGGATTTGAACCCGATGCGCGGGCCGAGCACCAGCGCGAGCGCCAAAGCCGATGCTCCCGAGACGATCTCGACAACCAGTCCACCCGCGAAGTCGAGCGCGCCGAAGACCGAAAGCCACCCG
The sequence above is drawn from the Mycolicibacterium neoaurum VKM Ac-1815D genome and encodes:
- a CDS encoding ammonium transporter is translated as MQIDPAATAWLLVSTAMVLLMTPGLAIFYGGMVRSTGVLNMIMMSFIAIPVVTVTWIVAGYSLAFGTDAGGGLIGGLGHLGLSGIDVSAVRSNVPELLFVTFQLAFAILTAALVSGAIADRAKFSAWTLFVALWTLAVYSPVAHWVWGPGGWLSVFGALDFAGGLVVEIVSGASALALALVLGPRIGFKSEAMRPHNLPFVLLGVGLLWFGWFGFNAGSAFAVDGKAAVIFLNTLVAGCLGMLGWLAVERFRDGHPTTFGAASGVVAGLVAITPSCGFVSPLGAVLVGLVAGVVCSYAIGWKFAAGYDDSLDVVGVHFVGGVVGTFLIGLLAAEVVSGGPEGLFYGGGITQLGRQTLGIVVVAAFAFTVSFLLGKVIDATMGFRVTREDELSGIDFTQHAETAYAEGVHGQQHKRPGT